The following proteins are encoded in a genomic region of Flammeovirga pectinis:
- a CDS encoding DUF3341 domain-containing protein: MEKNTNYLVGVFGDHDILLKAVKALRKKGVNIYEVFNPYPVHFLEDALGYKRSWMPRAAFGFGALGTTCAILLQSWIMGFEWPMIIGGKGFIAIPDFVPITFELTVLFSAFGMAGSFFVSQDLKPHKVPQIFDRRQSDDKHIMAIDIANNKLSEEEIKALLSEFGAEEVNNKSFTEREKKASFMDYVSDLFTKGVTDSAREIKG; encoded by the coding sequence ATGGAAAAAAACACAAATTATTTAGTAGGCGTTTTCGGTGATCATGATATCCTTCTTAAAGCTGTTAAAGCATTAAGAAAGAAAGGTGTAAATATCTATGAGGTATTTAATCCGTATCCAGTTCACTTTTTAGAAGATGCTTTAGGATATAAGCGTTCTTGGATGCCAAGAGCAGCTTTCGGATTTGGTGCTTTAGGAACAACGTGTGCAATCTTGTTACAATCATGGATTATGGGCTTTGAATGGCCTATGATTATTGGTGGTAAAGGGTTTATCGCAATTCCTGATTTTGTGCCAATTACTTTCGAATTAACCGTTTTATTCTCTGCATTTGGTATGGCAGGTTCATTCTTTGTATCACAAGATTTGAAACCTCACAAGGTTCCTCAAATTTTTGATCGCCGCCAATCAGACGATAAGCATATTATGGCAATTGATATTGCTAATAATAAATTATCTGAAGAAGAGATTAAAGCTTTGTTATCAGAGTTTGGTGCTGAAGAAGTAAATAATAAGAGCTTTACAGAAAGAGAGAAGAAAGCTTCTTTCATGGATTATGTAAGTGACTTATTTACTAAAGGAGTTACAGATTCTGCTAGAGAGATTAAAGGGTAA
- the nrfD gene encoding NrfD/PsrC family molybdoenzyme membrane anchor subunit: MQIVSKVREPLVTGGKTYKDITEDVCRPVEGNPSMGWFAGMAVSLVLLLAGGVFLADLLWSGIGRWGLNKTVQWAWDITNFVWWVGIGHAGTLISAVLLLFRQKWRTSINRAAEAMTIFAVICAAIWPVVHMGRPWIGGIWALPLPNTYGSLWVNFNSPLLWDVFAISTYFSVSLVFWFIGLIPDFATIRDRAIKPIPRFIYGALSMGFNGSAKTWMHYESVSLILAGLSTPLVLSVHTIVSMDFATSVIPGWHTTIFPPYFVAGAIFSGFAMVLTLMLVTRKLYKLEDYITMEHIEMMALVVTITGSIVGIAYITEFVIAWYSGVEYEQYAFVNRMTGQYWWAYWSMMACNVISPQVFYFKKLRTSIPFIFFISIVVNIGMWFERFVIIVTSLHRDYLPSSWLYFNPTIYDVMCYVFTFGLFFTLFLAFAKYFPVINMAEVKAVLKDSDSKVYQSRRTISNDVVPEADKVPVDL; the protein is encoded by the coding sequence ATGCAGATAGTATCGAAAGTTCGTGAGCCACTGGTAACCGGTGGCAAAACGTACAAGGACATAACAGAAGATGTCTGTCGACCTGTAGAAGGCAATCCTTCAATGGGTTGGTTTGCAGGGATGGCGGTTTCACTCGTACTTCTCCTTGCAGGTGGCGTATTCTTAGCAGATCTTCTTTGGTCTGGTATTGGTCGTTGGGGTCTTAATAAGACTGTTCAATGGGCATGGGATATTACCAACTTCGTATGGTGGGTAGGTATCGGTCATGCTGGTACTTTGATTTCTGCTGTACTATTGCTTTTCCGTCAGAAATGGAGAACATCCATTAACCGTGCGGCAGAAGCAATGACTATTTTTGCTGTAATTTGTGCAGCAATATGGCCAGTAGTACACATGGGTCGTCCTTGGATTGGTGGTATTTGGGCTTTACCATTACCAAACACATATGGTTCACTTTGGGTGAACTTTAACTCCCCATTATTATGGGATGTATTTGCCATCTCAACATACTTCTCAGTATCGTTGGTATTCTGGTTTATTGGTTTAATTCCTGATTTTGCAACAATTCGTGATCGTGCTATTAAGCCGATTCCTCGTTTTATCTACGGAGCTCTTTCTATGGGTTTCAACGGTTCTGCAAAAACATGGATGCATTATGAATCAGTATCATTGATTTTGGCAGGTTTGTCGACACCTTTAGTACTTTCAGTACATACAATTGTATCGATGGACTTTGCAACTTCAGTAATTCCTGGATGGCATACAACGATCTTCCCTCCATACTTCGTAGCGGGTGCGATTTTCTCTGGATTTGCAATGGTATTAACATTAATGTTAGTAACACGTAAGTTGTATAAATTGGAAGATTACATTACAATGGAACACATCGAAATGATGGCATTAGTAGTAACAATTACTGGTTCTATTGTAGGTATAGCATATATTACAGAATTCGTGATCGCATGGTATTCAGGTGTTGAATATGAGCAATACGCTTTCGTTAACCGTATGACTGGCCAGTATTGGTGGGCATATTGGTCTATGATGGCTTGTAACGTAATTTCACCACAGGTATTCTACTTCAAGAAATTGAGAACAAGTATTCCATTTATTTTCTTTATCTCGATTGTAGTAAATATTGGTATGTGGTTTGAACGTTTCGTAATTATCGTAACTTCTCTTCACCGTGATTACCTTCCATCATCTTGGTTGTACTTTAACCCTACAATTTATGATGTAATGTGTTACGTATTTACTTTTGGATTATTCTTTACGCTATTCTTAGCATTTGCTAAGTACTTCCCTGTTATTAACATGGCAGAAGTAAAAGCAGTATTGAAAGATTCTGATTCAAAAGTGTACCAATCGCGTCGTACTATTTCTAACGATGTAGTACCAGAAGCTGATAAAGTTCCAGTTGATCTTTAG
- a CDS encoding TAT-variant-translocated molybdopterin oxidoreductase, whose product MAKKEYWKGVEQLTNDPEFVKYAEKEFPDHLTIKDAYGDNSEGDFKSNRRDFLKVMGFSVAAVSLAACEAPVKKAIPYLNKPENIDPGVANYYASTFFNGSEAMPVVVKTREGRPIFIEGNSFSKYSNGAVTARANASIMGLYDESRAQAPSKGGINTTWKKADAEIIKGLSAAGKVAVVSNTIVSPSTKKVVNQFADKYNADLITYDQDNNSAIIEANKSQFGKAAVPSYSFGEADVVVSFNADFLGNWVSPGVFATDFAKTRKVGPNKKKMSQLFSFETMLTITGAAADYRSALKPSQEGVAVAALYNAIAKATGNATVKGTLKDANVARAAKALLKAKGKSIVVSGINDVNVQLLVNGINQMLDNYGKTIDLNTPLYTRQGSDVQMNAFIDALKSGKYGAVVFYNCNPVYDYARGKEIAAGIKKTKLSVATNDRLDTTASLCTFNAPDIHFLEAWNDAEYKRGYFSVAQPTINTIFDCRQAQDSFLVWAGSESEYDEVVKSFWKKELFAMQSKELSAQTFWVRSLHNGIFETEETGSYRSVNDTGVEVVNYSASADVTSAGAKVAAKYRTTSEWEFVAYPATVMGYGTMANNPYIQETPDPITKVTWGNFVAITPEDARKLDVHKEFETKKKVLKVAAKAGSFELPVIMQPGLAQGVIAVPLGYGQGTKAGKVAEEAEGYNAMALLSAKGLTNYTITSGVTVTAIDASVDVAQTQTHETIMSRESIIQETTLAQYVKNPAAARHDVMINSYEGKEKATDISAWDIDSDGYSEDPHKKESHKPGVALLWNEETGIKADVHKYPNHHWGLAIDLNSCDGCSACVTACHIENNVPIVGKQEVINRREMHWMRIDRYYSQRPEDEFTEEEKASMTDYEMMERAARNPEVVFQPMMCQHCNNAPCETVCPVAATTHSSEGLNQMTYNRCIGTKYCANNCPYKVRRFNWFKYHNNEEFDYHMNNDLGKMVLNPDVTVRSRGVMEKCSMCVQRTQAGKLNAKREGRTLVDSDVSTACSTACSTGAIKFGDLNNPDSEVRQLLQGELHERAYNVLDEINTRPNVYYLAKVRNKDEKNA is encoded by the coding sequence ATGGCAAAGAAAGAATATTGGAAGGGCGTTGAGCAATTGACTAACGACCCTGAGTTTGTAAAATATGCGGAAAAAGAATTCCCGGATCACCTTACTATTAAGGATGCTTACGGTGATAATTCTGAAGGAGACTTCAAAAGCAACAGACGTGACTTCTTAAAAGTTATGGGCTTTAGTGTAGCAGCGGTTTCGCTTGCAGCATGTGAAGCTCCAGTTAAGAAGGCAATTCCTTACCTAAATAAGCCAGAAAACATTGATCCAGGTGTAGCAAATTATTATGCTTCTACTTTCTTCAATGGTTCAGAGGCTATGCCTGTAGTAGTTAAAACTAGAGAGGGGCGCCCTATCTTCATAGAAGGTAACTCTTTCTCTAAGTATTCAAATGGAGCAGTTACTGCTCGTGCGAATGCATCTATTATGGGTCTTTATGATGAATCGAGAGCACAAGCTCCTTCTAAAGGTGGTATTAATACTACTTGGAAAAAGGCTGATGCTGAGATTATCAAAGGTTTGAGTGCTGCTGGGAAAGTTGCTGTAGTATCTAATACTATTGTATCTCCATCTACTAAAAAAGTAGTAAATCAATTTGCTGATAAATATAACGCAGACTTGATCACTTATGATCAAGACAATAATTCAGCAATTATTGAAGCAAATAAATCACAGTTTGGTAAAGCTGCAGTTCCTTCTTACTCTTTTGGTGAGGCGGATGTTGTTGTAAGTTTTAACGCAGACTTCTTAGGCAACTGGGTATCTCCTGGTGTTTTTGCAACAGATTTTGCTAAAACACGTAAGGTAGGGCCTAACAAAAAGAAGATGTCTCAACTTTTTAGTTTCGAGACAATGTTAACAATTACAGGTGCAGCAGCAGATTATCGTTCAGCATTAAAACCTTCGCAAGAAGGAGTAGCTGTAGCAGCATTGTATAATGCAATTGCTAAAGCGACTGGTAATGCAACTGTGAAAGGTACTTTAAAGGATGCTAACGTTGCGAGAGCTGCAAAAGCATTATTAAAGGCTAAAGGTAAATCTATTGTAGTTTCAGGTATTAATGATGTAAACGTTCAACTTTTAGTGAACGGAATCAACCAAATGCTTGATAACTATGGCAAGACTATCGATTTAAATACTCCTTTATATACTCGTCAAGGTTCTGATGTACAAATGAATGCATTTATCGATGCATTAAAGTCAGGAAAATACGGTGCTGTTGTATTCTATAACTGTAACCCAGTTTATGATTACGCAAGAGGAAAAGAGATCGCGGCAGGTATTAAGAAAACAAAACTATCAGTAGCAACAAACGATCGTTTAGACACTACTGCTTCACTTTGTACTTTTAATGCTCCTGATATTCACTTCTTAGAAGCATGGAATGACGCTGAATATAAGAGAGGATATTTTAGTGTAGCTCAACCTACTATCAATACAATCTTTGATTGTCGTCAAGCACAAGATTCTTTCTTAGTTTGGGCCGGATCTGAAAGTGAATATGATGAGGTTGTAAAATCTTTCTGGAAAAAAGAATTGTTTGCAATGCAATCAAAAGAGCTTTCGGCTCAAACTTTCTGGGTAAGATCGTTACACAACGGTATTTTTGAAACAGAGGAAACAGGTAGTTATAGATCTGTAAACGATACGGGTGTTGAAGTAGTAAATTATTCAGCTTCTGCTGATGTTACTTCAGCAGGTGCTAAAGTTGCAGCTAAATATAGAACTACTTCTGAGTGGGAATTTGTTGCATACCCAGCTACAGTAATGGGCTACGGTACTATGGCAAACAACCCATATATTCAAGAAACTCCAGACCCTATTACGAAAGTAACTTGGGGTAACTTTGTAGCAATTACTCCTGAGGACGCTCGTAAATTAGATGTTCACAAGGAATTTGAAACAAAGAAAAAGGTATTGAAAGTTGCAGCGAAAGCTGGAAGTTTTGAATTACCTGTTATTATGCAACCTGGTTTAGCTCAAGGTGTTATTGCTGTTCCTTTAGGATACGGTCAAGGTACTAAAGCTGGAAAAGTTGCAGAAGAAGCAGAAGGTTATAATGCTATGGCATTGCTTTCAGCAAAAGGTTTAACAAATTATACGATTACTTCAGGTGTTACAGTAACAGCAATAGATGCATCAGTTGATGTTGCTCAAACTCAAACACACGAAACAATCATGAGTCGTGAGTCGATTATCCAAGAGACTACATTAGCTCAATATGTTAAGAACCCTGCTGCAGCAAGACATGATGTAATGATCAACTCTTATGAGGGTAAGGAAAAAGCAACAGATATTTCTGCATGGGATATTGATTCTGATGGTTATTCAGAAGATCCCCATAAGAAAGAAAGTCATAAACCTGGTGTCGCTCTTCTTTGGAATGAGGAAACTGGAATTAAGGCTGATGTTCATAAATATCCAAACCACCATTGGGGTCTAGCAATTGATTTGAACTCTTGTGATGGATGTTCAGCTTGTGTAACTGCATGTCATATTGAAAACAATGTGCCAATCGTAGGTAAACAAGAAGTAATTAACCGTCGTGAAATGCATTGGATGCGTATCGACCGTTATTACAGCCAACGCCCAGAAGATGAGTTTACTGAAGAAGAAAAAGCGTCAATGACGGATTACGAAATGATGGAGCGTGCTGCACGTAATCCTGAAGTTGTTTTCCAACCAATGATGTGTCAGCACTGTAACAATGCTCCTTGTGAGACTGTTTGTCCAGTTGCTGCAACTACACACTCTTCAGAAGGTTTGAACCAAATGACATACAACCGTTGTATCGGTACTAAGTATTGTGCGAATAACTGTCCTTACAAAGTGCGTCGTTTCAACTGGTTCAAATACCATAACAACGAAGAATTTGACTATCACATGAACAACGATTTAGGTAAAATGGTGTTAAACCCAGATGTTACTGTTCGTTCTCGTGGTGTGATGGAAAAATGTTCGATGTGTGTACAAAGAACTCAAGCAGGTAAATTAAATGCAAAAAGAGAAGGCCGTACATTGGTTGACTCTGATGTATCTACAGCTTGTTCTACAGCTTGTTCTACAGGTGCAATCAAGTTTGGCGACTTGAATAATCCTGATTCAGAAGTTCGTCAGTTATTACAAGGCGAATTACACGAGCGTGCATACAATGTCTTGGATGAAATCAACACTCGTCCTAACGTTTATTACCTTGCTAAGGTGAGAAACAAAGACGAGAAGAACGCATAA
- a CDS encoding c-type cytochrome — protein MCGLLLASTTVFGQGDGIPTDEASISAGMELFDGNCSSCHQVHEKGVGPALKNVYDRRDVKWLTKFIKHPGKTIESGDAYATALYDKFKPTIMPNQDLSDEEILQVLAYVKDVTVKGPAKQATAAADASGTEGAAAPQGMVVSSNLLVGVIIGLLVLLGIVLIVLVVLANVLTQYLRQQKGLDEEDETYINAKFSFASIFKSQVFIGMSSFVFIMIVAKVTIDSLFAVGVQQGYAPDQPIQFSHKLHAGYYEIDCKYCHTGVEKSKNANIPSANICMNCHNSIRQNSPEIQKIYSAIENDEPIQWVRVHNLPDLAYFNHSQHVKVGGVECQTCHGEIEKMEVVQQHSLLTMGWCIDCHRKTDVNAKGNAYYDKMVEMHDATSKEPMKVKDIGGLECAKCHY, from the coding sequence GTGTGCGGTTTACTGCTAGCAAGCACAACAGTGTTTGGTCAAGGAGACGGCATTCCCACTGATGAAGCGTCGATCTCGGCCGGGATGGAGCTTTTCGATGGCAACTGCTCTTCCTGTCACCAAGTACACGAAAAAGGCGTCGGACCGGCGCTTAAGAATGTTTACGATCGTCGTGATGTCAAATGGTTGACCAAATTTATTAAACATCCAGGTAAAACTATCGAAAGTGGTGATGCTTACGCAACAGCACTTTATGATAAGTTTAAACCTACTATTATGCCAAACCAAGATCTTTCTGATGAGGAAATATTACAGGTTTTAGCATACGTAAAAGATGTAACGGTAAAAGGTCCAGCTAAACAGGCAACTGCAGCAGCAGACGCATCGGGAACAGAAGGAGCAGCAGCTCCTCAAGGTATGGTAGTTAGTTCTAACCTTTTGGTTGGGGTAATTATCGGACTATTAGTCTTACTAGGTATAGTATTAATAGTATTGGTTGTTTTAGCCAATGTATTAACGCAATACTTAAGACAACAAAAAGGACTAGACGAAGAAGATGAGACTTACATCAATGCTAAATTCAGTTTTGCATCGATCTTTAAAAGTCAAGTTTTCATTGGAATGTCTTCTTTTGTATTCATCATGATTGTAGCTAAAGTAACTATTGATTCTTTATTTGCAGTCGGAGTACAACAAGGATATGCTCCTGATCAACCTATCCAATTTTCACACAAACTTCACGCAGGGTATTACGAAATTGATTGTAAGTACTGTCACACAGGTGTAGAGAAATCGAAGAATGCTAACATTCCTTCAGCAAACATCTGTATGAACTGTCACAACAGTATCCGTCAAAACTCTCCTGAAATCCAAAAAATCTACTCAGCAATTGAGAACGATGAACCTATACAATGGGTACGTGTTCACAACTTGCCAGATTTGGCGTATTTCAACCACTCACAACACGTGAAAGTGGGAGGCGTTGAATGTCAAACTTGTCACGGCGAGATTGAAAAAATGGAAGTCGTTCAACAACATTCGTTGTTAACAATGGGATGGTGTATTGATTGTCACCGTAAGACAGATGTAAACGCAAAAGGTAATGCGTATTATGACAAAATGGTAGAAATGCATGATGCAACTTCTAAAGAACCAATGAAGGTAAAAGACATTGGTGGTTTGGAATGTGCTAAATGTCACTATTAA
- a CDS encoding acyl-CoA thioesterase, whose amino-acid sequence MKHEKFAKESFVTSAEMVLPNDTNPLHNLMGGRLLHLMDVVAAISAQKHSNRVVVTASVDNVSFKHSPKLGDTITLEAHVTRAFNSSMEVFIRVYTENIPNGTKIETNTAFFTFVAVDQTGRPIIVPKLIPESEEENKLFEGALQRREFRLVMAGRIKLKDATSLHEFVEDINN is encoded by the coding sequence ATGAAACATGAAAAATTTGCAAAAGAATCATTTGTAACTAGTGCAGAAATGGTTCTTCCTAACGATACAAACCCTCTTCATAATTTAATGGGAGGACGATTATTACATTTGATGGATGTTGTTGCTGCTATTTCAGCTCAAAAGCACTCTAATAGAGTTGTTGTTACTGCTTCTGTAGATAATGTATCCTTCAAGCACTCTCCAAAACTTGGAGATACGATAACATTAGAAGCTCATGTTACGAGGGCATTCAATTCCTCTATGGAAGTATTCATTCGTGTTTATACAGAGAACATACCAAATGGTACTAAAATAGAAACAAATACAGCCTTCTTTACTTTTGTAGCCGTTGATCAGACTGGGCGACCTATCATTGTACCTAAGTTAATTCCAGAATCTGAAGAAGAGAATAAGTTATTTGAAGGAGCCTTACAGCGTAGAGAGTTTAGGCTTGTAATGGCAGGTAGAATAAAATTAAAAGATGCGACCTCCTTACATGAATTTGTAGAAGATATAAATAATTAA
- the pheS gene encoding phenylalanine--tRNA ligase subunit alpha → MLEQIKKIEEQIEKATAQTKDELEDFRIGVVGRKGIIADLFSQMKTVAPEERKTFGQTVNALKNAAQDKFQELQDALESLQATDINHQDLTLPNIPNEMGSVHPITKVREEISRIFERIGFNISEGPEIEDDWHNFSALNFPPNHPAREMQDTFFIEKNPDIALRTHTSSVQVRVMENAKPPFRTLSPGRVYRNETISARAHCIFHQIEGLYVDKNVSFKDLKDTLYYFAKEFFGPNSQIRLRPSYFPFTEPSAELDVSCSVCGGKGCNICKYSGWVEIGGCGMVDPNVLKASGIDAEEYTGFAFGMGIERMTMLKYKINDLRLFTENDLRFLRQFEGL, encoded by the coding sequence ATGCTTGAGCAGATAAAAAAAATTGAAGAACAAATAGAGAAAGCTACAGCTCAGACAAAGGATGAGCTGGAAGATTTCCGTATTGGTGTAGTAGGTAGAAAAGGAATTATTGCAGATTTATTTAGCCAAATGAAAACTGTTGCTCCAGAAGAGCGCAAAACATTTGGACAGACTGTAAATGCATTAAAAAATGCTGCTCAAGATAAATTTCAAGAGTTACAGGATGCTTTGGAGTCTTTACAGGCTACAGATATAAATCATCAAGATTTAACTTTACCAAATATTCCAAACGAGATGGGGTCTGTTCACCCTATCACAAAAGTACGCGAGGAAATTAGCCGTATTTTTGAACGTATTGGTTTTAATATTTCTGAAGGTCCAGAAATTGAAGATGATTGGCATAACTTTTCAGCATTAAACTTCCCTCCAAACCACCCAGCAAGAGAAATGCAGGATACTTTCTTTATTGAGAAAAATCCTGATATTGCACTTCGTACACATACTTCATCTGTACAAGTTAGGGTTATGGAAAATGCAAAACCTCCTTTCAGAACATTATCTCCAGGTAGAGTATACCGTAATGAGACTATTTCTGCTAGAGCACATTGTATCTTCCATCAGATTGAGGGTTTATATGTAGATAAGAATGTTTCTTTTAAAGATTTGAAGGATACACTTTATTACTTTGCAAAAGAATTTTTTGGTCCAAATTCACAGATTCGTTTAAGACCTTCATATTTTCCATTCACAGAGCCTTCTGCCGAGCTAGATGTAAGCTGTTCTGTTTGTGGTGGTAAAGGTTGTAATATCTGTAAGTACTCAGGATGGGTAGAAATTGGAGGTTGTGGTATGGTAGATCCAAACGTCTTAAAAGCATCTGGTATTGACGCAGAAGAATATACTGGTTTTGCTTTTGGTATGGGTATCGAACGTATGACAATGTTGAAATATAAAATTAACGATCTTAGATTATTTACAGAAAATGATTTAAGATTCTTACGTCAATTTGAAGGGCTATAA
- a CDS encoding FKBP-type peptidyl-prolyl cis-trans isomerase: MSVAQKGHKVKVHYVGTLNDGSQFDSSVERGEPIEFKVGAGQMIPGFDAAVEGMTVGDKKTVNIPSDQAYGPAREDLIIEFKRSDIPADMNPKIGDQIGLQSPQGPIPATVVELNDEVIKVDANSPMAGKDLNFDIELVEVCEDSCEDDNCNC; this comes from the coding sequence ATGTCAGTAGCACAAAAAGGTCATAAAGTAAAAGTACACTATGTTGGTACTCTTAACGATGGTAGTCAATTTGATTCTTCAGTTGAACGCGGTGAGCCAATTGAATTTAAAGTTGGTGCAGGTCAAATGATTCCTGGTTTTGATGCGGCAGTAGAAGGTATGACTGTAGGTGATAAAAAAACAGTAAATATCCCTTCTGATCAAGCTTACGGTCCTGCTCGTGAAGACTTAATCATTGAGTTCAAACGTAGCGACATTCCTGCAGATATGAATCCTAAAATAGGTGATCAAATTGGTCTTCAAAGCCCACAAGGTCCTATTCCTGCAACTGTTGTAGAATTAAACGACGAAGTTATTAAAGTTGATGCTAACTCTCCAATGGCGGGTAAAGATCTTAACTTTGATATCGAATTAGTAGAAGTATGTGAAGATTCTTGCGAAGATGACAACTGCAATTGCTAG